CCATTTTCTTTTGATTCAGACGATAATTTTAGTAGTAGAGTCTATCCAGTTGTAACATTTACTAATTATAGTATTGATGATTACATTGAAACATTGGATAGTTCAACAAAAGAAGCAATCGCAAGAAACCGAGATCAATTTCAAACTAGAGCGGACGTCGAAAGATTTGTTAAAGGCCTACGTGGCTAAACTATTTTGATGTACTAAAAACAATTATATTATGTAGTATGTAACTGGGGCTGTTAAGCGTGAATTTAAAATTATTATACTCATGCATAATCAGTCCCTTTACTTTATATTTATTATTGCCGTTTATCTAACGGACTATATTCTCTTTGTGTCGCAATGCTTTGGTAAGCTGGACGAATAATTTTTTCTGCACTAACGATTTCCTCTAAGCGATGTGCACTCCACCCAACGATTCTTGCAATTGCAAAAATAGGAGTGTAGAGTTCTAATGGAAGTCCAAGTAGATGATACACAAATCCACTATAAAAGTCTACATTGGTGTTAACACCTTTATATATTCTTCTTTCTTCTGCAATTAGTTTTGGCGCAAGTTTCTCAACGGTTGTATAAAGATTAAACTCTGCTTCCTGCCCCTTATTTTTTGCAAGTTCTTCTACAAATATTTTAAATATTTCTGCTCTAGGGTCTGATATGGAATATACTGCATGCCCAATTCCATAAATAAGTCCAGACTGATCAAATTCTTCTTTTCGTAGTACTTTTCTTAAATAATTAGCAACTTCATCTTGGTCTTCCCAATTGTAAACCTTCGCTTTCAGGTCTTCAAACATCTGCATTACTTTAATATTGGCTCCACCATGTCTTGGACCTTTTAAAGACCCGAGTGCAGCTGCCATAACTGAATATGTATCCGTTCCAGAAGAGCTAACAACTCGTGTTGTGAAAGATGAATTATTACCACCACCATGTTCCATATGAAGAACTAAAGCCAAATCAAGTACAGCTGCTTCAAACTTCGTATACTTTTTATTAGGTCTTAGCATCATTAAAATATTTTCTGCAGTTGATAATTCTTCTTTGGGTGGATGAATAAATAAACTATTACCGATACTTTGATTGTATGCATGATAACTATATACTGCCAACATAGGAAATTGACTTATTAGATTTAGACATTGTCTCATTACATTAGAAAGAGAAGTATTCTCCGCATCGGAATCATAGGAATATAGTGTTAAAATACTTTTAGACAAAGAAATCATCATATCCTTGCTAGGAGCCTTCATAATTACATCACGAAAAAAGTTTTGTGGAAGTGTTCGTCTTTTCCCCAATTCCGCTTTAAATTCCTTTAGCTCCTCCTCATTTGGTAGCTCTCCTACCAATAATAAATACGCAATCTCTTCAAATCCAAAACGTCCTTCACTTAAAAAGCCTTGTGTTAGATTACGAATATCATATCCTCTATAATATAACTTACCTTCACATGGTACTTCTTCGCCCTTCACAATGTCTTTTGCATGTACTTCTGAGATATTCGTTAATCCAGCCACAACACCTTTCCCATTAATATCTCTTAATCCACGCTTCACATCATATTCTTTGTATAAGTCAGATTCCACTTTATCACATCTTTCACATACCTCCACCAACTTCTTCACCTGTGGTGTTATTTGAAAAATTACTTCTTGCATAGAATTCCTCCTTATGATATATTTAACAACGTTAATTATTGGTTTTACTTATAAGTATCTAATAAATTGAAACCTCTGTCAATATTTTTTTCAATATTTTAGTAAATTATTATACATGTCTGTTAATTTTTATTAAACTAAAAAATATAGTACTTATAAAAAACACCTAAAAGATATATAATTACTGATAGGATATGAAACTTATTTAAAAAACTTATTAATATTCCGTTAACAAAAGGATTTAAAACCAATGTATAAATACCCATAAATTCTCCTCTGTAAATTCCTTCTATGCTTAATTCAATAAATCTTGTATCATATAAGCCGCTTTTCTCTCGTGCTTGCTCAAAAAGGGGTTATTTATACTCTCTTACTCCTGTAAGCCCATTAGCTTTTTAGTAATTGTATTTTCTAGGCTCCCTTTCCGTGATTATTTTTGCTTATTTTACTGACTCACCGAGTGTACTCATCTAAGTTACCTCTACTTTTGTTTTATTTTCATCGCAATACAATCATGACCACTTAGACGGTGGTTTATTTTTATTGGATACAATAAAAATATCTCCAACTAATAAAACTTTGTTGGAGATATAATCCATCTTATTAAACATATAACTTATAACAATTTTTATTTGCCACAACTAGGATGCACTTCCTCATTATAAGAAGTCGTTCCACTACCAGTGACTATACCACAACTTGAACATATATATTTAATTAAATACGTTTTTGTAATAATATAACTTTGACATTTTGCACTTTTAAGTTCAATAGCTCCAGTAATAGTATTCCTGTATTCATATGTATAATCATGAGTATTTGAAGTTGTATTAGTTCCTACTAATCCTCCAATGTCCGGATATGTAACATGTGGCGGGCAGATACTAGCCGCATAGGTAGTTATTGATGTAGATAACAACAATACCAATGAAAAAGCTAAAACAAATAATTTTTTCATAGTTTTTTTCATAATTTTTTCCTTTCTAAATTTCTTTATTAAAATCATTAATAATTTGGTAAAAATTCATGATGAGTATTTGAGGTTTATTGCAAGCATTTTGTATTCGGTGCACGTATTTCCAACACATTATCCCTCCCTTTTTTTACTATTTTTACAATATTTACCATTTATAGTATATCATATTACTTTTGTTTTAATAACACTTTTACAAAATCTTTTTCCTGCAAAACCTATATGCTTGAATAAAAAATTACCACTTTAACTCTTATATGTTAATGTGAGAAAATTTTTTTCATCTGTATACGCACACAGGATAATACTGAACATCAAGGCTCCAACCAATCCGGAACAGCATAAAATATGCTGAATTCCCAACTTCTTCAAGCAGTAATCAACAACAGGACAACAAACCTATAAACAGTATGATAAAACCACCATATGGTTATAACACCAATAGTAGCATTGTTAGTGTTCCTTATTATGGTTAGTTGACGTTTTACATCTTCTAGTAATTGCAATCGTGGACTCTTATTCTTTTAGTAAATTATTAATCGATCCCATTTTATTTCACCATCTTTTATGAAAATCCGATCATTTAATCGATATCGGATATTCATGACCGGAATTTAAAGGTTCTGAAAGGATTGTATTTGCTGATGTTTTTTTGTATAAAAAACTAGAACCAAACAAAACTTTATACGCCATTCGTTAAAATGAAAATTATCTTCTACGAAAATTGATGATAATTACAGTATGAATAATCAGGTTAACTATTAGATATTGAAAAAGCATACCTCGTTAGAATAAATTCTTTTATTCTTGTCCCAACAAAACTTACAACTACATTATTCACTATATCAGCTATTAAAATCGCCAATAACTGTAGTCAATTTCAGTTTAAGAAGAATTCTCAAGAGAATCTTGTATATAATAATACTTAGATTTTACATACATATTATTTAGTTGTATATTATATAATTATGGCTGGTTTTAAATGAAGTTGTAAAAATAAAAATCCATAGTGGATTACTCTGTATTATTATTTAATCACCACAAAAAAACAATATACAAGAGGATAATCACTATG
This portion of the Clostridium sp. Marseille-P299 genome encodes:
- a CDS encoding citrate/2-methylcitrate synthase; translated protein: MQEVIFQITPQVKKLVEVCERCDKVESDLYKEYDVKRGLRDINGKGVVAGLTNISEVHAKDIVKGEEVPCEGKLYYRGYDIRNLTQGFLSEGRFGFEEIAYLLLVGELPNEEELKEFKAELGKRRTLPQNFFRDVIMKAPSKDMMISLSKSILTLYSYDSDAENTSLSNVMRQCLNLISQFPMLAVYSYHAYNQSIGNSLFIHPPKEELSTAENILMMLRPNKKYTKFEAAVLDLALVLHMEHGGGNNSSFTTRVVSSSGTDTYSVMAAALGSLKGPRHGGANIKVMQMFEDLKAKVYNWEDQDEVANYLRKVLRKEEFDQSGLIYGIGHAVYSISDPRAEIFKIFVEELAKNKGQEAEFNLYTTVEKLAPKLIAEERRIYKGVNTNVDFYSGFVYHLLGLPLELYTPIFAIARIVGWSAHRLEEIVSAEKIIRPAYQSIATQREYSPLDKRQ